The Deinococcus malanensis genome segment CGGCAGGTCCTCGGCCCCGACCTGAGAAGCTCAGGGCTTCTTCCGCTTGGCGGTAGGCAATTCGAACACGGTGAAGGGCTTCCTGCTGCGGTGCGGGTACAGCTGTTCCGGCGTTCGGCGCCAGGTCAGCCGTACGGCCCTGACCAGCCAGAGAAAAACCACGGCGCAGTCGATTGAAGATAGCCGCCAGCAGGACAACGCTCAGGGCCAGGGCCAGCCAGAGCTGAAACTGCATCATCCGGGTCAGGTCCAGGGAACGGGCTGGAGTCGCTCTGGACATGCTGTCAGCCATACGGCCCAACTTTTCAAAGATATCCATGCCCCCTGCTCCTGTCGCGTCGCCTCCCCCACCGTTGATCAGGACAGCGACAACCAGCCACACTACCCCGGTCAGGAGGAGGCTCACGGCCATCACCACCTCAGCCGGATGGCGGATGCAGCCTTGACGGAGATCGCGGCGAACAACTATGGGACAACTGACCGCGCTTTTGTCCGAAAGGTCAATTCCAGGACGCAGCGGGTTGGACCGCTTTCTCTGGGGATTGCAGTCCGCTGATGAGCAAGACAGGAACACGAAGGACAACGACCTGCCCCGGTAGGCCGGCACAGCCAGAACTGTTGCTGCTTCTGTTTCAGTGTGAAGCGTAGGGTGCGGGGTACCCGTCACTCCATCCCTGCGAGGTCAGGACGGCCAGGTCGGCAGGGTCTCCGACCAGTACCAGGAGATTCCCATTGGTGATGGCAGTCAGCACACGCTGCAATGCATCATCTACTGCTTGCGCTCCGTAATCCATGATGGCCTCTTCCAAAACGATGTAGTTCCCTCCCGTCGTGACCCCCGGGTTCCTGACAATCATTGTCAGCAGCAAGCGGCCGGGGTTCTGACTCTCCTGCACGTGAAGTTCAGCTTGTTCGGGCAGATCAATATGGGCGAGAGCTTCATCTACATGGAGCTTGGCCAGGCTTACGCTCATGGGCTGCATAGGGCATGATGACATCCTCAGTCAGTCAGGGGTGCAGTCAGGGCCCGTATGGCCAGCGTGAGGTGTTGTGCGGGACGTGCAGACTGTTGCGGTCATGAGGCGCCGCCAGCCGATGACTTCCAGGTTCCTGGATAGCGGTAGGGTGCTTGGCATGACCAGCGTCGTGGACACGCTTCCCGTACACCTTCTCCTCTCACTGCCGGACGGAACGTCGACCGAGCTGGCACACCAGCTACTTCCCAGCGCCGCGCTATCTCCCCAGGGCCTACCGCTCAGCTGGCGGGGTGGGTGCAGGGTAACATGGCGTCCCGGATGGCCATCCCCAGGCGAGCACGATCATCGGCCGTGAGCAGAAATTGCGCCTGCACACTCGCCTGCCCGACCGGCACGACCGTGCCCAGCGTGAGGTGACGGTCCGCGCTCTGAATGAACGCCACGTCCTTCAGGTTGCCCAGCAGGTCCTGAAGGGTGCCGGTCTCCCCCGCCTCGATCAGCCGGGCGAGGTGGTGGGCGAGGTGCGCGGGGCAGGCGCCCGTCACACTGCGCTCCGGTTCCACCTGATGCAAGGTGACGTGCAGGGCGTGGCTGGCGTCGTGGTGTTCGACGAGGATCACGAAACCGTGGTCGGTGAGGACCAACTGGGCGCCATTGTGGTGCGGCAGGGAAGACATGTCTTTACCGTGCGGGGGCGCTGGGTGGGCGCACAAGGGGTGGGCAGGGAGGCAGCATGATTCGTCCACCGTACGGGGTGGGCGAGCACACGGGCCTGACAGGAACGACCAATAAAGGAAACCAAGTGCGTTGCCCCTCCTGGGGCGGGAACCTTCCCAAGGCCCGCGACGTACCTGTTTGTGAGAGGCACCACGTTGCGCGTCCTCTGTTGCGCCTGCCTCCAAGGAGAAGAACGTCTTGAAACTGTCGCTCACCCCCGCCCGCCTGATCGCCGTTGCTATGGCCCTGCTTGTGATCCTCGCGCTGCACCTCGCCGGCCCCCTGGGCGTGGGCGCCGCGATCTTCCTGGCATTGCTGAGCTTCGCGGGCCTGTGGACCGGCCGCCAGTACGGCACGTACCGGTTCGACCTACACACCACGCCACTGGAGGTCGCCATGCACACCGGGACAGCCCCCGGGAGCGCGGCTGCAGTGAACGCGGCAACCATCCCTGGGTGAGCGACCATGTCCCCCTGACCGCCGCAGCCCAGCATGCCTGGCGGTCAGGGGGAGTTTCATGGCCCTGGCCGTCACACAGCCTTTGAGTGTGCTCAGCCGCCTGAGGCGTTCACCTGTGACACTCCAGGAGGAAATCAGGTCCCTACTCTCATGGCAGTGGCTGCCAGACGGTGGCGTGCACATCACTCAACCATGATCGCCGGGTCGAATCCAGGTACGAGGCACTCAAGGTCACGGACCCTTGGTGAACGGGAACGAGAGCCTGGCCCTGGTGCGTCATCCAGTGGACGGTTATCCCTTGTACCCGCTCACGCGCGCACAAGGGTTCATCCATCCTCCGTGGACGGGGCGTCCGTGCGGACGTCATGCCCGGTCATGGTGCGGGCGAGGTGAATGGGCTGACCCCGCACCAGGCGTTCGAGGAGGTGGAGTCCTCTGAAGAGGCGGAGCAGGTGCAGGCTTTCGAAATTGCCTGAAGTGCGGGCCTCATGGCCAGAAGACGCTTGTGCTCGTGCAGGAGATGCAGCGCTTCCCGGATAGTCAGGACCGGGTGACTGTGCGGCATCAATTCATCCAGCGCGTGCTCCGGTCCGTAGATGGCGTGGTCCCCACCATGCATGAGCACGGTGATAAGGAACCCGCGCGGGGTTAGGGCGCGGCGGTACGTGTGCGCCATGCTGCCAGTCAGGAAGGTACGTTCACGAGTGTCGGTGTACTTGAGGGCCCACAGGCGAGGGCCTTCCCCAGTGATGAAGTTCTGACTGTGGCACGTCGCAGCTGTAGCAGTCCAGGCACGCAGACGGGGCGCCACAGCGGTCGTCCAGGCAATGGGGCAGAGAGGGAGGGAGCATGATCCGATGCTGCGGGGGCACTGGGTGGGCAAGCCAGTGGTCAGTTGGGCAGCGTACGACATACTGGGAGGATTTGGTGGTTCAAGGAGGTGGGTTCGCCCGTCCGGGATGTGGAGTTCAGGCGGCCAGGATGCCAGAACTGGCCCCGTGAACCACTCGTTGCCCAAACCTGTTCAGGGTCGAGCGCGGGGTCTCCCCTGTCACCCACGTGCCAAATCATCCTGGCGGCCTGAGATTGCAATTGCCCGCTAGAGCGTGCGGACCCTGCGTCTCGAATTCGGGTTCGCGTCGTTCACGTCGATACTGTAGGTGAGCAACGATCGGCTCGCCTTGGCTGTAATGGCCTTCCTTACTCCCACGGGGCCGGTGCTGGCAACGTGCCGTGAAGCGTGACCCACAGGTGCCCAGAGGTGTCAAAGTGCGCGGAGGCTGCCGTTATGACCTCCCCACAATCGCTCATGAATGCGTCGTCGCGAAACGCGAAAAACGTTGTACTGGACCCGAACAGGGGGTGCGACACTGGAGGCGGCATGATCCGTCCTTTGACGTATGCGCGCACGTTTCGCTGTCCGTTGGGTCTCGCACGGGCTTGAGCACCGGGTTGCACGATAATCTCGCAGGCTTCCAGATTCAGTGACTCCACATGCGAGATGACAAAAGGGTCATCTCGCACCGTCCAGTACGCGCGGTTCAAGTTGCGGTGCACCCACACCACCGCCCCCGGGATCTACCCTTCATCCATTACGTTCCTCCTCTCCTAAGACCCAGCTCCTGTCGCGTCACGCCTGGGGGTGAAACGCCATCACACGACCAAGTCAACTTGGTGGTCATTCGGAGCTTGAGCCGAAGCGTTGGAGCTTGAGCCGCTGGATGGTTGGGCCCTTCGCGCGGAAACTGGGCGGATGCTGAACAACCACACCCAGGACCAGGGAGCACTCGCCCTGATCCAACGCCTGGAGCAACTGGCTCAGGCCTGACTTCCGCTACTGGCCTCCCGGTGACGGAACCCGAAAGGGTCCACTGGGTCAGGAAGCAGCCCAAAAGTATCGGGAATGGTGCATGCTTCCGTCGTCATACCGGTTGCATATTCAACCGGGACTGAAGTGACGGATGCACTCAGGTCACGGGAAAGAGGGTGAGTGCCGGCGTGCGCTCGCAGGTGACCACCAGCGCAGACAGCTGAGCTGTATTCAGGCCGCCAGCTTGGCGTATTCGTCAAGCAGGGCGTTCAGGTCAGAAGAATCCGTCTCGTGTGGCATTATCCCCACTCCTTATCGGGATGCTAGACGCCACCGACCGAATACGCGACCAGGTTGGCGCAGACGCCAGAGATCTTCTACCCTTGCATTTCATCGCACTCCAGAAGAATATCCAGGACCATCATCGGCGGTGACAAAGTCGGGAAGCCTGAAGGGACAGCCCATCCCAGAGTGAAGCGCTGCTCACCTCGCTGGGGACTGGCGCTAACGTGCGGTCCGTACAACGAAGCTAGGAGGCCCGCATGAAAATTTTGAGATCTGTGCTGTTGACCCTGGGTGCATTGCTGTTGCCGGTAGCCGTGACGTCTTGCGCTTCACCGGGCGGTGCTCAGGAGCAGAGCGAAAACGAAGAAGGGGACGACGATTAGCCACGGCGTCTTCAAACCTAGAAGGGAGAGGAGGGCTGTCGCCCTCCTCTCTTTTGTTCCTGAGATCTACTCCCCTGTCCGTTATCAGCGCTGTACAAGGCACGGATTGGGTCGGATGGATGCAGGTCAAGGACAGTCTCCAACTCCAGGAGTTCTATAGGGGAGGCGGGCACAAAGGAGTGGCCGATCTCCCTAGGGACACCTTTGTACCGTTCCAGGGAAATATGGCAGCATGCATGGCTTTTTCGGGTGCTCACGCTGGACGAGCGGGTTTCACCGGATGAAGCCGTTAATGACCTCACGGAACCGGCCGATCGCCATGAGGTGCACGCCCAGAACTGGACGGCCTCGACACGGCAGCTTTAGAGGGAGGAAAGCGAGGGCCTGGCCCCGGAGTATGTCGCGTCTCCCTCCAGCGAGACGGCGCGACTCCGCATCGCTGCGCGGTCTGGGGAGGGACGCTCGGGCGTTCCTGTCCACGTGGTCGCCTCGCTGCGTATCGCGCCGGGTGCGCGATGTGCACCTAGGTCTCCGGGGGATGGGCGCGCCCGCCTGAGTTCAAGTCACCCGACTTCACCCTAGAAAGTGCTACCAACTCAG includes the following:
- a CDS encoding DUF4129 domain-containing protein, which codes for MSLLLTGVVWLVVAVLINGGGGDATGAGGMDIFEKLGRMADSMSRATPARSLDLTRMMQFQLWLALALSVVLLAAIFNRLRRGFSLAGQGRTADLAPNAGTAVPAPQQEALHRVRIAYRQAEEALSFSGRGRGPAETPAGYAARLGARDPVMAGALTTLASAYEPVRYGGRVTEEDADQAEAAVAELTRALSTLPQLGPDDLTDLPPELPTNSKESL